ATGAGTGTAACTGCGCAATCGGTATGGAATAACTGTCTTGAATTTATAAAGGATAATATCCAACCGCAAGCCTACAAAACTTGGTTTGAACCTATTGTAGCAGTTAAACTAACAGGCACAGCATTAAGCATTCAAGTACCGAGTAAATTTTTCTACGAATGGCTTGAAGAACACTATGTAAAGATCCTAAAAGTTTCACTCACCAAGGAGTTAGGAGAAACCGCCAAGTTAGTTTACATTATTAAAATGGAAAACACTTATGGCAACAAACAACCCTTCACTGAAAAGATTCCAAGTGCGAACCGTTCGTCTGTAAAATCGCAAAATGTTGACATTCCTTTAAACAATAAAAGTCCTGAATTACGCAATCCGTTTGTCATTCCAGGCATTAGAAATGTAAAGATTGAGTCGCAACTAAACCCGAATTACAGTTTTGAGAATTTCTTAGAAGGCGACTCTAATCGTTTGGCACGAAGTGCTGGATTAGCTGTAGCAGCCAAACCTGGAGGAACTTCTTTCAACCCCTTATTAATTTTTGGAGGAGTTGGTTTAGGAAAAACACACTTAGCTCATGCCATAGGTGTTGATATTAAAGATAAATACCCAGAAAAAACCGTTTTATATATTTCAGCTGAAAAATTCACACAACAATATATAGATGCCGTTAAAAAGAACAACAGAAATGATTTTATCCATTTTTATCAAATTATTGATGTATTAATTATTGATGATGTTCAGTTCCTTTCTGGAAAAACAGGAACTCAAGACGTTTTCTTTCACATATTTAACCATTTACACCAAAACGGCAAACAGGTTATTTTAACAAGTGACAAGGCTCCTGTTGATATGCAAGATATTGAACAACGCTTATTGTCTCGTTTCAAATGGGGCTTGTCGGCAGAGTTACAAAATCCAGATTTTGAAACCCGAGTTTCAATACTGAAAAACAAACTATACCGAGATGGTGTTGAAATGCCAGATGAAATTATCGATTATGTGGCTAAAAACATCAAATCGAATGTTCGGGAGCTTGAAGGTGCAATCATTTCATTGATAGCACAGTCTTCTTTCAATAAAAAGGAAATTACGATTGACTTAGCGCGTGTTATTGTTGAGAAATTTGTAAAAAACACAAAACGCGAAGTTTCTATAGACTATATCCAAAAAGTGGTATCCGATTATTTCCAAATGGATATCGATACTTTACAGTCTAAAACCAGAAAACGTCATATTGTTCAAGCCAGACAATTGGCTATGTTTTTTGCTAAAAAACACACTAAAGCTTCTTTAGCTAGTATTGGATCTCAAATAGGAAAAAGAGATCATGCCACCGTATTACACGCCTGTAAAACAGTGGATAATCTATCTTCAACAGACAAACAGTTCAAAAAGTATGTTGAAGACATTACTAAAAAACTTTCGGTTTAAAACTTTTAAATCATGATGAATATACTGATGGTTTGCCTGGGAAACATTTGCCGTTCTCCCCTAGCTGAAGGCATCCTAAAATCAAAACTCCCATCAGGAGGATTTCACGTAGATTCTGCTGGCACTGCCAGTTATCATATTGGTGCCTCACCAGATAGACGCTCGATTGAAGTAGCCAAGAAACATGGTTTAGACATTTCAAAGCTTCGGGGCAGACAACTGGTAGTTTCAGATTTTGATAAGTTTGATTACATTTATGTTATGGATGCTTCCAATTATCAAAATGCACTTAAACTGGCTAGAAATGAAGACGACCGTAAAAAAGCGAAATACATCTTAAACGAAGTGTATCCAAATCAAAATTTTGATGTTCCAGACCCCTATTATGGTGGTGATGAAGGCTTTCAAAATGTGTATAACATGCTAGAGGAAGCCTGCGAAAAAATTGCAAATGACTTAAGGTCTTTATAAAATGACAAACCACGGCAAACTTTATTTAATTCCAACAACTTTAGGTGATAACAATCCTATGGAAGTGTTACCAATTACGGTAAAAAACATCATAGAACAAACCAACATCTTTATTGTTGAGAACGAAAAAACCGCAAGACGCTTTATTAAAAAGATTTGTCCGGATAAACCTCAACCTTCGTTAAAACTTTTTCTTTTAAACAAATTTACTAATGAAGCTGATTTACCAAGTTTTTTAGAGCCTTGTTTATCAGGAACCTCAATTGGACTCTTATCGGAAGCGGGGTGCCCTGGCGTGGCGGATCCTGGAGCCGATGTTGTTAAGATCGCTCATGATAAAAATATAAAAGTTGTGCCTTTAGTAGGGCCATCATCCATACTTATGGCCATGATGAGCTCCGGCATGAACGGTCAGAGTTTTGCTTTCAACGGTTATTTACCTATAGATAAAGGTGAACGTAAAGCTGAAATTAAACGTTTAGAGCGCTTATCTTACGAGCAAGACCAATCACAATTATTTATTGAAACACCCTACCGAAATAATAAAATGATTGAGGACTTGGCTAATTTTTTAGAAAATAACACTCAAGTTTGTGTAGCCTGTGATATTACATTACCTACAGAATTCATTAAAACACAACCAGCAAATGCCTGGAAAAAAAATAAGGTAGATCTTCATAAAAGACCTACCTTGTTTATTATTCATAAAACTTAAAGACGATGAATTAAATCGCTTTAGCTTTTCTATCTGGTTTTATAAACGACGTATCGTAACCAGAAAAACGTTTCATATAGTGACCAACAGTTGTACCATAACCATCGGCGAAATTATCGATACCGTAACTTCTTAAGAATTTTTTCACACTTCCAGGACCAGCCAAGTGAGCAGCTGCTAGAATACCAGATTCGGTAACCAATATGCCATTCACTTTTTTACCAACAAAGTTTTTAATATCACGTCTCAAAATCCATTTGTTACGTGCTGTATTGGCGATAAAGGCATTTTCCTGTAAACTAGGACTGTTTAAAAAGTGATCTGGATTCGTAACCCCTAACAGTTTTAAAGTCCCTTTTCCAAATTGATACTTACCTAAGTACCCATAAGTATTCACCACAGAATATTTCCCTCTTGATTCCTTAAAAGCTAAGGCCTCTTTAAAACCCACAAATGATTTTCCTAAGTAAGGGGTGAAAATTTCCTCGTTATATTTTTGAGGCGCTGTACTTTCATCTATAACATCCAAACTTACGGTATAATCTAAATCTAAACCTTCTGTTGAATATTTACTAGAATCAAAAGTCTCATTCGATTTAAATGAGAAATACAATAGTGTTGATATTGTAAGTGCGATAATTCCAAAACTTGCAATATTTTTAACCATAATTTTAAATTTTTTCGGTATTTTTTTTAACTAAAACTACCTTTGAAATTTGAGCCGGCAAAATTAAGCCTTTTATCAATAACTTCAAAATTAATCGTTTAACGGTTTCTTTTTATTGAACAATAGACGAAATACACCGTTTTCTATTCAATATTTTCTTGAAAACACATCTAATTTCTAACTATTAACACGTCTTAAATTCGACTACAAACGTCCAAAACTAAGTCTTTATTTCATCCATTCTAAAAACATTAACAAACTATAACATTTTACAAAAACAGAAACCTATACTTTACTAATCACCATTTATATGCCATTTCATTTAGTATTACCCCAGAAAGTTGCCACGTAAATAGGATTTAAATTTTAACATAAATCACAAAATTTGATAACTCATTTTCGTGTCTTTATGTTAGCAATCATTATGCAGAACATATGATCTTTCAATTTTTTTTAACTCAAAACGAGGATAAAAACACCTTTGAAAGTCATTTTTCAGAATTTCAACTTCAAAACATGGTTAAAGTTACACCCAAAATCACATAAAATTTACGACATGGCATGTCCAAGCTCGTATATAAATTATCGATTTGAGTTTATACGTAAAGTTGATCTAAACGGATGTTTAAAAAATCAGAATAGTAGATTTATTTTCTGATACCCTGCGAAGAAAGGTACCGCCAGTATTCGGCAGCGTTCCTATTATGTTGAGCTAATGTTTTTGCAAACTTATGAAACCCTAATCGTTTGGCATCGGCAACAAAATAGTAATAACTGTGTTTTTCATAATTTAAAACAGCATCAATAGCTGTAATATCGGGCATGGCTATAAGTCCTGGAGGTAAACCTCGGTTAAGGTAAGTATTATATGGAGAAGGAATTTCTTTATGCACATTTAAAACACGTTTAATCACCGTATCTTTATATTCTGGTAACTGATAGGCTGCGTATTTAAGTGTGGGATCGGCCTGTAAAGGCATGCCTACTTTAATTCGATTCATGTAAACCCCTGCAATTCTAGGTAATTCTGCGGCTTGTTTTGACTCTTCATGAACTATAGACGCTAAAGCAATGACTTGATCTTGGGATAAACCTATATCTTTCGCCTTTTTAAGCCTAGAAGCATTCCAAAAGGCTTTATATTCCTTTAACATGCGGTCTCTAAAACCTTCAGCCGATGTATTCCAGAAAAACTCATAACTATTAGGCACGTACATACCTAGAGCTGTAGCTAAACTAAATCCGTTATTTTTTAAAAAAGCCTCATCAGTCATTGTTGTTAATAAAGACAAACTATCAGCCTCTATTTGTTCCGCAACACGTCCTGCAAGCTTTTCAAGAGATTCTTGATTATTAAATGACACTCGAATAGGCAAATTTCTACTTCTTATAGAATTAATAATATCATTATTATTCATGCCCTTTTTTATCTCAAAACGACCAGCTTTAATGTTAGATATGTATTTTTTCTGTTTCGCTAGATCATCAAAAGTCTCGATGTCGATTAATAAAGGCTCTAATTGAGCTCTTACATCTTGATAAGTTGCTTGAGTAGGTACAAAAATGTAAGCAGATTCATTGTTAAAAGCAGTATTAGGCTTTAACATCGTCTTATAAACAAAATTTGCAAAAAACACGGCGGCAACAAGCCCTAAACCAACAATAGCAAGAAGTATCTTTTTTATATACATTTAATTATTAATAAGTTGAAATAAATATTCGTTTTTATATGTGCCTCGAACACAGGTCCAATCTTTTTTAAGTCCAATTTCTTTAAAACCATGATTAGAAAAAAGCTTTATACTAGCCATATTACCTTCGGTGATACTACAATATAGCTGATGCAAATCTAAGTGTGTAAAACAGTAATCTATAAGCAAGCCCAGAGCTTCCTTTCCATAGCCTTTTAATCGATCGCTTGGCGTTTTAACCAAAATTCCCACTCCTGCCCTTTTATTTTTAACATCGAAATCGAACAAATCGATCATTCCAACAGCAACATCTTCATAAGTGGAAATCACCAAGCGTAATTGCTTTGCTTCATATATATCCTTATGAGCATGCTCTAAATATTGTTTTATTAAAAATCTAGAATAAGGCGTTTGGGTGCAGCTCATTTCCCATATGGATTCATCATTTTCTACCTCGTAAACAAAGTCTAAATCCTCAGGTTCTAAGGCACGTAAATAAATGATATCACCTTTTAAAGTTATCATATGTTTCCTTCAAACACGTAAGTTGCTGGACCGATTAGCCAAACATTGTGGTAATGGCCATTTTCTACATCGAAACGTACTTGAAGCTTACCGCCTTCAACATTTAAATTTACAGTACTCTGATTGGTTTCACCTGTAGCATGCATGGCGATGGCTACGGCAGTTACTCCTGTTCCACATGACAAAGTTTCATCCTCAACACCACGCTCATATGTGCGTACTCTAAAAGTGGTATCTGAAATTTTCTGAACGAAATTCACATTAGTACCTTCTTGATTATAAGGTGCACCATAGCGAATACCAGAGCCTTTACTTTTAATATCAAAATCTTCAATAGCAGTTTCGAACTGTACGTGATGTGGTGAGCCTGTATTTAAAAACACATGATTATCATGTTTTTCAACAACATCAACATCTAACATTTGTAAATGAACTATGCCATTTTCTATAGTAGCATGATGTAAGCCATCAATAGCTTCAAAAACAGCTTTATTGGTAATAACACCTAATTGCTGAGCAAAAGCCACCAAACAACGCCCCCCATTACCACACATGGTACTTTCGTTTCCATCGGCATTATAATAGACCATTTTAAAATCATATTCAGGGTGATTTTCTAATAAAATTAAACCATCTGCCCCTACGCCAAAACGTCTGTCACATAAAAAAGCAACTTGTTTGGTATTATTTTTGTCGAATGTTTGCAGACGATTATCAATCATCACAAAATCGTTTCCTGTTCCTTGGTATTTGTAAAAAGTCTGTTGCATAATAGGCGGCAAATATAAGATTTTATACGGTTTTTTGGGTTGTTAAATCGCAGTTAAAGTTGAAATCAAAACTCAATAAATATTTAATTTTAATCATTATTATCGTTAATTACTTAGAGAAACAGAGGTTTGAACTCAATAAAATAAATTTAAAATAATACTTAAAACGAAATTATGAAGAAGATTTTTTCCATGCTATTAGTTTCAGCTTTAGGTGGTATTTTCACCTTAAGCGCATACAAAATTTTTATAGAAAACAACCATGCGGAATTGGTTACAACTACCGATACTGAAGCCGTAAGCATACCAACAACCCCTGTTAATAACATGGGTAACTACAAAGCTTATGAAGCCCCTGATTTTTCTGTAGCTGCAGAAAATACCGTTAATGCCGTGGTGCACGTAAAAAATGTGACACTAAGCTCTGGCCAAATGACCTTTCAAGATTTCTTTTACGGAAGAAGTCCGCAACGCGCACAAGTTGGTACTGGTTCTGGGGTGATTATTAATACCGATGGTTACATTATCACCAACAATCACGTGATTAAAAATGCACAAGAACTATCGGTAACATTAAACAATAACAAAACCTACACCGCCCAACTTATAGGTGCCGATTCAAAAAATGATATTGCATTACTTAAAATAGATGCTGATGAAGCATTACCTTTTGTCACTTTTGCCGATTCGGATAACGTTAAAGTAGGCGAATGGGTTTTGGCCGTTGGTAACCCTTTTAATTTAACATCGACAGTGACTGCTGGAATTATTAGTGCCAAGTCAAGAGATTTGTCTGGAACCAGCTCGCAATCCTTTCTTCAAACCGATGCAGCCGTAAACCCTGGGAATTCTGGAGGTGCTCTGGTAAACACAAAGGGTGAGCTTGTAGGTATTAACACAGCCATCTCTTCTCAAACAGGATCATATATCGGGTATTCCTTTGCTGTCCCTAGCAATATTGCCAGAAAAGTAATTGAAGATATTTTAGAATACGGCAATGTACAAACCGGTATTTTAGGTATTCAAGGCGGTGCATTAAACAGTTCTGTTGCCGAAAAAATTGGAATCGATGACACCGAAGGTGTATATATCGATAGTGTTGTTGAAGGTTCTGGAGCAGACAAAGCAGGACTTAAAAACGGTGATATTATAAAAGAGATAGACCAAATTAAAGTTTCTAAATTTTCTGATTTAACAGGACACTTAAGTGCAAAACGCCCTGGCGATGTTGTTAACTTAACCTTGCTTAGAGCCGGAGCTCTAAAATCTGTAAATGTTACACTTGCCAAAAATAACACCTTTAATATGCCTTTAGTAGGACGTATTAAAAACACAACGAAGAACGATTTAAAAAAACTCAAAGCAAGTAATGGTGTGAAAATTGTTCAGTTGAATGGTGAATATGAACAATACTGGAAAAACAATGGTATATTAGAAGGTAGCATTATTACCTCCATAAATGATGTTAAAGTAAATACGGTTGATGATGTTCAAAACATTCTGAAAGAAAGATCGACTTATGAGCCTATAAGACTTGAACTCATTAATACAAACGGACAAAGAGAGCGTTTTAATTTTAGATAAAACACACCTGATAGTCTTAAATAACCCTTCAGTTTTGAAGGGTTATTTTTTTGTTAAAACCAATTACGAAAACGTTTGAATTATGGTATTTTTGAAAAGACACCATAAAAAACCCCAACTAAACATGACCTCTAACAAAAATTACGAGAAGGAATTAGCCTTTCAGGCCGACCGCAGAAAAGCGACAGTAGCCTTTATTAAAATTGTAAGCGACCTTTGGTATGACAAATCAATTGAATTGGTGCTTTTTAGAAACCAGCTTATCGACAGAAATGTGAGTCAGATTTTAAACTTACACGACTATGCTGGCAAATTTGTACAAAAACCTATTTCTATTTTTGATACTGTTAAAATTGCAGAAGCTATTAAAACCTTAGATCTCCCACCTGCCAAACTAGACATTGGTAAACTCACTTACGAATATCATATCGAAGAAAACAAAGCAAATAATGCCACTACTTTTATTGCTCATAAATTAAGAGATGCACATAAAAATGGAATTATCGCACCTAAAGATGTCGTTTTATATGGTTTTGGACGTATAGGGAGACTCGTGGCCCGCGAACTCATGGTTAGAACAGGAAAAGGCAGTCAATTGAGATTGCGTGCCATTGTAACTCGTAGCCAAATAGATGCTAAGATATTAGAAAAACGAGCGGCCTTGTTACGTAACGATTCTGTTCATGGCGATTTTCCTGGAACCGTTTCTATAGATGAAACAAACCAAGCCCTAATCATTAATGGTACCACCGTAAATATTATTTCTGCCAATACCCCTGAAGACATCGATTATACAAAATATGATATTAATAATGCACTTGTCATTGATAATACGGGTGCTTTTAGAGATAAAGTCACATTGACAAAACATTTAAAAGCTAAAGGTATTGACAAAGTTTTAATCACTGCACCAGGGAAAGAAATTCCAAACATTGTATATGGTGTTAACCATAAAGCCTATAACCCTGACGAAATTGATATTTTTTCGGCAGCATCATGTACCACCAATGCCATAACACCAATTTTAAAAGCTGTTGAAGATTCTTGTAAAGTTAAAAGTGGACATTTAGAAACCATTCACGCTTATACCAACGATCAAAATTTAGTGGATAATTTTCATAGTAAATACCGTAGAGGTCGTGCAGCAGCACTTAATATGGTAATCACCGAAACTGGAGCAGGCAGCGCTGTTGCTAAAGCCTTACCTAGTTTGGAAGGTAAATTAACCTCTAACGCCATACGCGTACCAGTCCCGAATGGGTCATTAGCTATTTTAAATTTAGAGATCGAAAAAGAAACTACCGTTAAGGGTATTAATAGTGTTTTAAAAAAATATGCTTTAGAAGGCGATTTGGTAGAACAAATAAAATATGAACTTAGCGACGAACTAGTTTCTAGTGATATTGTTGGCTGTTCGGCGCCTTCAATCTTTGATAGTAAATCTACTATAGTTAGAAAAGATGGTAAAAATATCATTCTTTACATTTGGTACGATAACGAATATGGTTATAGCCACCAAGTGATTAGACTGGCAAAATATATCGCTAAAGTGAGACGTTATACATATTATTAAAATAATATAATCTAAATCACGTTTAAAATCGTATCTATACCAGCCTCACTAGTTGAGGCTTTTTGTATATCTTGAATTATATACTAAACATTATTTTATAAATTGCGAAAATTAGAAAAATTACGAAACACCATGCCAAAAATGACATTCATCAAATCATCACTATGCATTGCCTTTACTTGCCTTTTTACACTACACTCAACTGCCCAAACGGATATCGATGAAGATAAATTATCCTTAAACAGCGGTACTATTGATAGTCAGTTTGAATATGTTATTCAAAAATCAAATAAATATCAGGATTACAAGGTTGTAAAAAAAGATTGGTTATACACTTTAAAATCGCATACTATTGATTCTTTAAATGCCGTACGAAAAGATTTGGTAGCAACACAAGGTGTTGTTAAAACTCAAGAGCAAGAGATTTCAGACCTAAAATTAAAACTCACGAACACTCAAACGGACTTAGATCAAACGAACATTGAAAAAGACAACATGTCATTATTTGGCATCCAATTAGGAAAAGCGAATTATAACGTATTAATGTGGTCTATTATAGGCGTTCTTCTGGCCTGCTTGATATTCTTTATCTACAAATTTAATAACAGTAATATCATTACCAAAGAAGCTAACCGCAACTTGGCTGAAGTGGAAGAGGAATTTGAAGAACACCGAAGAACAGCCTTAGAGCGTGAACAAAAAGTACGTCGTCAACTTCAAGACGAACTGAATAAGAATAAGTAGTTATCCTTATAACTCATTTAAATTATAAAAGAAGGCTAAACACCAAAGGTTTAGCCTTCTTTCATTTGAAGTACTGGGATATAAACTGTAATTCTTCAAAAAACATAAGAACAAGTTGAGGAAACTTTTAAAACTTCTGTATATTTGCGCCTCAAATTAAGCGCACGTGGCGGAATTGGTAGACGCGCTGGCTTGAGGGGCCAGTATCCGTTTAGGATGTGGAAGTTCGAATCTTCTCGTGCGCACCACTTATTATAAGGTTTTATTAATCATTTTAATAAAACCTTTTTTTATACCTCAAACCCTTATAAATCAATCAACCTTAACGATTTAACGATGCATCAATGGTCGTCCTTACACTTTCACTATTCCAATTGGCAGCTCCTGTTTTATCAATTATTATATGTCCAGATTGATCGATTAAAAAAGTCCGTGGAATATTAGTCACATCTAACAGATCTGGCAACTGACTTTTAATCCTATAGTTTTCAAACGTATAGCCCTCCTTCTTTAAAAAGTCTTCAACTTTTTCCGGTGGATCACTTGAAACAAAAACAAAATCTACTTTATCTTTATAATCCTCATAAAGCAATTGTAAGCTAGGCATTTCGGCAATACAAGGCGCACACCAGGTTGCCCAAAAATTTAAAAGCACTACTTTGCCCTGACTTTGTTCAAAACTAACAATTTGCCCAGATTTTGTTTGTAAAGCCCATTTATAATCTGTTAAAACTGCTTGCTTATTTTCATCAACTACGGCTGGACTAAATAAAGCTAGGCCCTTATTTAGCCACACTTGAATTGGGTGTCTTGTTTGAGGGATTAACAGTAAAACTATTACAACAATAAATAGAATATTTTTTGTGCTAAAATTAGTTTTCATACGAGTTTCGTTCGATTGGATTTAGGCTGGCAACGTTACAAGTTAATAAATTCCCATAAAAAAACCTCCCAAAAAAGGAGGTTTTAAATATTAGACAATGCTAAATCATTTAGGCTTCTTCTTCTGAAGACTCGGTCGCTTCAGCTTCAGCCTCAACTAAATTATCAAGCATCTTATGTTCTTGTAGTAAGTTATACCATTGGATAACTTTTTTAATATCGCTAGCATACACACGATCCTCATCGTATTCTGGCAATATTGAAAAGAAATATTCTTCAAGTTTATCTTTGCTATCTTTAGGATTTACAGACGCTTTCTCGCCGTTTTCTTTCACTTTTATATTTTCAAAAACCTGAGCTAAAGGCACTTCTTCCGTTAAGGTATAAATAGCAATTTCACTTAATACGCTTACGTTATTTTGTACGCTTACAGAAATGCGTTTTTTGTCGATTAAAGACTCTGCAACAAAACCACCACGGGTTTGTGTTACTAATTTATATAATCCTGGTTTACCTGAAATTGATATAACTTTTTCTAAA
This genomic interval from Tamlana carrageenivorans contains the following:
- the dnaA gene encoding chromosomal replication initiator protein DnaA — encoded protein: MSVTAQSVWNNCLEFIKDNIQPQAYKTWFEPIVAVKLTGTALSIQVPSKFFYEWLEEHYVKILKVSLTKELGETAKLVYIIKMENTYGNKQPFTEKIPSANRSSVKSQNVDIPLNNKSPELRNPFVIPGIRNVKIESQLNPNYSFENFLEGDSNRLARSAGLAVAAKPGGTSFNPLLIFGGVGLGKTHLAHAIGVDIKDKYPEKTVLYISAEKFTQQYIDAVKKNNRNDFIHFYQIIDVLIIDDVQFLSGKTGTQDVFFHIFNHLHQNGKQVILTSDKAPVDMQDIEQRLLSRFKWGLSAELQNPDFETRVSILKNKLYRDGVEMPDEIIDYVAKNIKSNVRELEGAIISLIAQSSFNKKEITIDLARVIVEKFVKNTKREVSIDYIQKVVSDYFQMDIDTLQSKTRKRHIVQARQLAMFFAKKHTKASLASIGSQIGKRDHATVLHACKTVDNLSSTDKQFKKYVEDITKKLSV
- a CDS encoding low molecular weight protein-tyrosine-phosphatase encodes the protein MMNILMVCLGNICRSPLAEGILKSKLPSGGFHVDSAGTASYHIGASPDRRSIEVAKKHGLDISKLRGRQLVVSDFDKFDYIYVMDASNYQNALKLARNEDDRKKAKYILNEVYPNQNFDVPDPYYGGDEGFQNVYNMLEEACEKIANDLRSL
- a CDS encoding SAM-dependent methyltransferase, which gives rise to MTNHGKLYLIPTTLGDNNPMEVLPITVKNIIEQTNIFIVENEKTARRFIKKICPDKPQPSLKLFLLNKFTNEADLPSFLEPCLSGTSIGLLSEAGCPGVADPGADVVKIAHDKNIKVVPLVGPSSILMAMMSSGMNGQSFAFNGYLPIDKGERKAEIKRLERLSYEQDQSQLFIETPYRNNKMIEDLANFLENNTQVCVACDITLPTEFIKTQPANAWKKNKVDLHKRPTLFIIHKT
- a CDS encoding peptidoglycan-binding protein LysM; translation: MVKNIASFGIIALTISTLLYFSFKSNETFDSSKYSTEGLDLDYTVSLDVIDESTAPQKYNEEIFTPYLGKSFVGFKEALAFKESRGKYSVVNTYGYLGKYQFGKGTLKLLGVTNPDHFLNSPSLQENAFIANTARNKWILRRDIKNFVGKKVNGILVTESGILAAAHLAGPGSVKKFLRSYGIDNFADGYGTTVGHYMKRFSGYDTSFIKPDRKAKAI
- the mltG gene encoding endolytic transglycosylase MltG, with product MYIKKILLAIVGLGLVAAVFFANFVYKTMLKPNTAFNNESAYIFVPTQATYQDVRAQLEPLLIDIETFDDLAKQKKYISNIKAGRFEIKKGMNNNDIINSIRSRNLPIRVSFNNQESLEKLAGRVAEQIEADSLSLLTTMTDEAFLKNNGFSLATALGMYVPNSYEFFWNTSAEGFRDRMLKEYKAFWNASRLKKAKDIGLSQDQVIALASIVHEESKQAAELPRIAGVYMNRIKVGMPLQADPTLKYAAYQLPEYKDTVIKRVLNVHKEIPSPYNTYLNRGLPPGLIAMPDITAIDAVLNYEKHSYYYFVADAKRLGFHKFAKTLAQHNRNAAEYWRYLSSQGIRK
- a CDS encoding GNAT family N-acetyltransferase, giving the protein MITLKGDIIYLRALEPEDLDFVYEVENDESIWEMSCTQTPYSRFLIKQYLEHAHKDIYEAKQLRLVISTYEDVAVGMIDLFDFDVKNKRAGVGILVKTPSDRLKGYGKEALGLLIDYCFTHLDLHQLYCSITEGNMASIKLFSNHGFKEIGLKKDWTCVRGTYKNEYLFQLINN
- the dapF gene encoding diaminopimelate epimerase, with the translated sequence MQQTFYKYQGTGNDFVMIDNRLQTFDKNNTKQVAFLCDRRFGVGADGLILLENHPEYDFKMVYYNADGNESTMCGNGGRCLVAFAQQLGVITNKAVFEAIDGLHHATIENGIVHLQMLDVDVVEKHDNHVFLNTGSPHHVQFETAIEDFDIKSKGSGIRYGAPYNQEGTNVNFVQKISDTTFRVRTYERGVEDETLSCGTGVTAVAIAMHATGETNQSTVNLNVEGGKLQVRFDVENGHYHNVWLIGPATYVFEGNI
- a CDS encoding trypsin-like peptidase domain-containing protein gives rise to the protein MKKIFSMLLVSALGGIFTLSAYKIFIENNHAELVTTTDTEAVSIPTTPVNNMGNYKAYEAPDFSVAAENTVNAVVHVKNVTLSSGQMTFQDFFYGRSPQRAQVGTGSGVIINTDGYIITNNHVIKNAQELSVTLNNNKTYTAQLIGADSKNDIALLKIDADEALPFVTFADSDNVKVGEWVLAVGNPFNLTSTVTAGIISAKSRDLSGTSSQSFLQTDAAVNPGNSGGALVNTKGELVGINTAISSQTGSYIGYSFAVPSNIARKVIEDILEYGNVQTGILGIQGGALNSSVAEKIGIDDTEGVYIDSVVEGSGADKAGLKNGDIIKEIDQIKVSKFSDLTGHLSAKRPGDVVNLTLLRAGALKSVNVTLAKNNTFNMPLVGRIKNTTKNDLKKLKASNGVKIVQLNGEYEQYWKNNGILEGSIITSINDVKVNTVDDVQNILKERSTYEPIRLELINTNGQRERFNFR
- a CDS encoding glyceraldehyde-3-phosphate dehydrogenase, with the protein product MTSNKNYEKELAFQADRRKATVAFIKIVSDLWYDKSIELVLFRNQLIDRNVSQILNLHDYAGKFVQKPISIFDTVKIAEAIKTLDLPPAKLDIGKLTYEYHIEENKANNATTFIAHKLRDAHKNGIIAPKDVVLYGFGRIGRLVARELMVRTGKGSQLRLRAIVTRSQIDAKILEKRAALLRNDSVHGDFPGTVSIDETNQALIINGTTVNIISANTPEDIDYTKYDINNALVIDNTGAFRDKVTLTKHLKAKGIDKVLITAPGKEIPNIVYGVNHKAYNPDEIDIFSAASCTTNAITPILKAVEDSCKVKSGHLETIHAYTNDQNLVDNFHSKYRRGRAAALNMVITETGAGSAVAKALPSLEGKLTSNAIRVPVPNGSLAILNLEIEKETTVKGINSVLKKYALEGDLVEQIKYELSDELVSSDIVGCSAPSIFDSKSTIVRKDGKNIILYIWYDNEYGYSHQVIRLAKYIAKVRRYTYY
- a CDS encoding tRNA (guanine-N1)-methyltransferase gives rise to the protein MRKLEKLRNTMPKMTFIKSSLCIAFTCLFTLHSTAQTDIDEDKLSLNSGTIDSQFEYVIQKSNKYQDYKVVKKDWLYTLKSHTIDSLNAVRKDLVATQGVVKTQEQEISDLKLKLTNTQTDLDQTNIEKDNMSLFGIQLGKANYNVLMWSIIGVLLACLIFFIYKFNNSNIITKEANRNLAEVEEEFEEHRRTALEREQKVRRQLQDELNKNK
- a CDS encoding TlpA family protein disulfide reductase, whose translation is MKTNFSTKNILFIVVIVLLLIPQTRHPIQVWLNKGLALFSPAVVDENKQAVLTDYKWALQTKSGQIVSFEQSQGKVVLLNFWATWCAPCIAEMPSLQLLYEDYKDKVDFVFVSSDPPEKVEDFLKKEGYTFENYRIKSQLPDLLDVTNIPRTFLIDQSGHIIIDKTGAANWNSESVRTTIDASLNR
- a CDS encoding DUF5606 domain-containing protein, which translates into the protein MSLEKVISISGKPGLYKLVTQTRGGFVAESLIDKKRISVSVQNNVSVLSEIAIYTLTEEVPLAQVFENIKVKENGEKASVNPKDSKDKLEEYFFSILPEYDEDRVYASDIKKVIQWYNLLQEHKMLDNLVEAEAEATESSEEEA